One Coregonus clupeaformis isolate EN_2021a chromosome 33, ASM2061545v1, whole genome shotgun sequence DNA window includes the following coding sequences:
- the LOC121548831 gene encoding protein SOGA3-like isoform X2, with translation MDDKINSAASGAADFPAAASDNSTGRRQHRATSPTKIRECASKPAPKSSSRSKNIVSKGGSRNKVVNEGLRTAVVREKAIEKCDVEAFHPDGAETDAVNCNANKADASREEGTEEIFNQPIDSQTRRSSLRLSCLKGECSQHIGSYWPDGSSTAGSVKGKAKKRGGEAVTASAGCRWDRNGEYVGCGPGLGLWSGGCLQTELIHFHLHKKLKRSGSKMHTKAENAPGAEAAAEPDPATEAIEAEPVTQQDEGLEDELERLVDENEDLKMEIEEMRTEMDEMRDTFYEEDTCQLQEMRRELERANKNCRILQYRLRKAERKKLRYAQTGEIDEELLRSLEQDLKVAKDVSVRLHHELENVEEKRTKTEDENEKLRQKLIEVEVTKQALQNELDKVKESQKRRGSKEVQRSDKKSAQTPKEDHNEDLKCQLAFIKEEAVLMRKKTAKIDKEKDRLEAELQKYRSFYGDLDSPHPKGEAGGPPTTRESELKLRLRLVEEEANILGRKIVELEVENRGLRAELDDLRGEGEGEGGSGGGALGGVGAGRGHGEAMTELRQQLQLVEDEAELLRRNLADAEDHNKRVMGELNKLRFKAGTHEGGARHGGGVAGGGVSTEKADALQEELKTARLQINDLSGKVMQLQYENRVLLSNMQRYDLASHLALRGGTSPRDSDADSDAGGTGPSVRRESDDDSSSSRLLPPHRKREGPVGGESDSDEVRNQTRCLTPTRGLYTPPPEAATHFLPRSLRDRQQMIDIRVEAERLGRTIDRLIADTATIIAEARVYVSNSDLYGRGSGGEEEEEEGGRIREHELLYRINAQMKAFRKELQGFIDRLEVPKPEDREEEPLSHSHILCSFVSVDF, from the exons ATGGATGACAAGATTAACTCTGCCGCAAGCGGCGCTGCGGATTTTCCAGCGGCAGCATCAGACAATAGCACAGGGAGGAGGCAGCATCGGGCTACCTCGCCGACAAAAATCCGGGAATGCGCCTCAAAACCGGCCCCGAAATCCTCCAGCAGATCCAAAAATATCGTTTCCAAAGGAGGATCGAGGAATAAGGTGGTAAACGAGGGGCTTAGGACCGCTGTCGTGAGGGAGAAGGCGATCGAGAAATGCGACGTGGAAGCTTTTCACCCGGATGGTGCTGAAACTGATGCTGTCAATTGCAATGCAAATAAGGCGGATGCTAGCAGAGAGGAAGGTACGGAGGAGATATTTAACCAGCCGATAGATTCTCAAACCCGTCGTTCCTCGTTACGTTTATCCTGCCTCAAAGGCGAGTGTTCCCAACATATTGGGTCATACTGGCCAGACGGCTCCAGCACCGCGGGTTCGGTGAAAGGGAAAGCGAAGAAGCGGGGAGGGGAGGCAGTGACAGCATCAGCGGGCTGCCGCTGGGACAGAAACGGGGAATACGTGGGCTGCGGGCCGGGCCTTGGTCTGTGGAGCGGGGGTTGCTTGCAGACTGAACTCATCCACTTCCACCTACATAAAAAGCTGAAGAGAAGCGGCAGCAAGATGCACACCAAGGCAGAAAACGCGCCGGGCGCGGAGGCCGCGGCCGAGCCGGATCCGGCTACAGAGGCCATAGAGGCGGAGCCCGTGACACAGCAAGACGAGGGCCTGGAGGACGAGCTAGAGAGACTGGTGGATGAGAATGAAGATCTCAAG ATGGAGATTGAGGAGATGAGGACGGAGATGGACGAGATGCGTGACACCTTCTATGAGGAGGACACGTGCCAGCTGCAGGAAATGAGGCGTGAGCTGGAGCGAGCCAATAAGAACTGCCGGATCCTCCAGTACCGGCTGAGGAAGGCTGAGAGGAAGAAGCTGCGCTACGCCCAGACAGGAGAGATCGATGAAGAACTACTGAGGAGCCTGGAGCAGGAcctgaag GTAGCGAAGGATGTGTCTGTGAGACTGCACCATGAGCTGGAGAATGTGGAGGAGAAACGCACAAAGACAGAGGACGAGAATGAGAAACTGAGGCAGAAACTCATCGAGGTGGAGGTGACCAAACAGGCCCTTCAGAATGAGCTGGACAAAGTCAAGGAG TCTCAGAAGAGAAGAGGAAGCAAGGAGGTTCAAAGGTCAGACAAGAAGTCTGCCCAGACCCCAAAAGAG gaCCACAACGAGGACCTCAAGTGCCAGCTGGCCTTCATCAAGGAGGAGGCCGTGTTGATGAGGAAGAAGACAGCTAAGATCGACAAGGAAAAGGACCGTCTGGAGGCGGAGCTACAGAAGTACCGCTCCTTCTACGGGGACCTAGACAGCCCCCACCCCAAGGGTGAGGCCGGGGGACCCCCCACCACCCGCGAGTCCGAGCTGAAGCTGCGTCTGCgtctggtggaggaggaggctaaCATCCTGGGGAGAAAGATCGTGGAGCTGGAG GTGGAGAACCGGGGACTGAGGGCCGAGCTGGATGACctcaggggagaaggggagggagaaggggggtcCGGTGGCGGGGCTTTGGGTGGGGTGGGGGCGGGCCGGGGCCATGGGGAGGCAATGACAGAGCTGAGGCAGCAGCTGCAGCTGGTGGAGGACGAGGCAGAGTTACTGAGGAGGAACCTGGCAGACGCTGAGGATCACAACAAGAGGGTGATGGGAGAACTCAACAAGCTCAGGTTTAAGGCTGGGACCCACGAGGGAGGGGCGAGGCATGGAGGAGGGGTAGCAGGAGGAGGAGTAAGCACAGAGAAGGCAGATGCACTGCAGGAGGAACTGAAGACGGCCCGGCTACAGATTAATGATCTCAGTGGGAAG gtGATGCAGCTGCAGTATGAGAACCGTGTTCTGCTCTCCAACATGCAGCGCTACGACCTGGCCTCCCACCTGGCCCTGAGGGGGGGCACAAGCCCCCGGGACAGCGATGCAGATAGCGACGCGGGAGGGACAGGCCCAAGCGTGCGCCGCGAGAGCGATgatgactcctcctcctcccgcctCCTGCCCCCGCACCGCAAACGCGAGGGCCCAGTGGGCGGGGAAAGTGACTCAGATGAGGTGCGGAACCAAACCCGCTGCCTCACACCCACCCGGGGTCTCTACACACCACCCCCAGAGGCCGCCACCCACTTCCTGCCCCGCAGCCTACGGGATCGCCAGCAGATGATCGACATCCGGGTGGAGGCGGAGCGTCTTGGCAGGACCATCGACCGGCTCATCGCCGACACAGCAACCATCATCGCAGAGGCGCGGGTGTACGTTTCCAACAGTGACCTGTATGGGCGGGGCAgcgggggtgaggaggaggaggaggagggggggaggatcaGGGAGCATGAGCTGCTGTACAGGATCAATGCCCAGATGAAGGCCTTCAGGAAGGAGCTACAGGGCTTCATAGACAGACTGGAGGTGCCCAAACCTGAGGACAGGGAAGAGGAGCCACTTTcg
- the LOC121548831 gene encoding protein SOGA3-like isoform X1 — MDDKINSAASGAADFPAAASDNSTGRRQHRATSPTKIRECASKPAPKSSSRSKNIVSKGGSRNKVVNEGLRTAVVREKAIEKCDVEAFHPDGAETDAVNCNANKADASREEGTEEIFNQPIDSQTRRSSLRLSCLKGECSQHIGSYWPDGSSTAGSVKGKAKKRGGEAVTASAGCRWDRNGEYVGCGPGLGLWSGGCLQTELIHFHLHKKLKRSGSKMHTKAENAPGAEAAAEPDPATEAIEAEPVTQQDEGLEDELERLVDENEDLKMEIEEMRTEMDEMRDTFYEEDTCQLQEMRRELERANKNCRILQYRLRKAERKKLRYAQTGEIDEELLRSLEQDLKVAKDVSVRLHHELENVEEKRTKTEDENEKLRQKLIEVEVTKQALQNELDKVKESQKRRGSKEVQRSDKKSAQTPKEDHNEDLKCQLAFIKEEAVLMRKKTAKIDKEKDRLEAELQKYRSFYGDLDSPHPKGEAGGPPTTRESELKLRLRLVEEEANILGRKIVELEVENRGLRAELDDLRGEGEGEGGSGGGALGGVGAGRGHGEAMTELRQQLQLVEDEAELLRRNLADAEDHNKRVMGELNKLRFKAGTHEGGARHGGGVAGGGVSTEKADALQEELKTARLQINDLSGKVMQLQYENRVLLSNMQRYDLASHLALRGGTSPRDSDADSDAGGTGPSVRRESDDDSSSSRLLPPHRKREGPVGGESDSDEVRNQTRCLTPTRGLYTPPPEAATHFLPRSLRDRQQMIDIRVEAERLGRTIDRLIADTATIIAEARVYVSNSDLYGRGSGGEEEEEEGGRIREHELLYRINAQMKAFRKELQGFIDRLEVPKPEDREEEPLSMFQPIILLILILVLFSSLSYATIFKLVFLFTLFFVL, encoded by the exons ATGGATGACAAGATTAACTCTGCCGCAAGCGGCGCTGCGGATTTTCCAGCGGCAGCATCAGACAATAGCACAGGGAGGAGGCAGCATCGGGCTACCTCGCCGACAAAAATCCGGGAATGCGCCTCAAAACCGGCCCCGAAATCCTCCAGCAGATCCAAAAATATCGTTTCCAAAGGAGGATCGAGGAATAAGGTGGTAAACGAGGGGCTTAGGACCGCTGTCGTGAGGGAGAAGGCGATCGAGAAATGCGACGTGGAAGCTTTTCACCCGGATGGTGCTGAAACTGATGCTGTCAATTGCAATGCAAATAAGGCGGATGCTAGCAGAGAGGAAGGTACGGAGGAGATATTTAACCAGCCGATAGATTCTCAAACCCGTCGTTCCTCGTTACGTTTATCCTGCCTCAAAGGCGAGTGTTCCCAACATATTGGGTCATACTGGCCAGACGGCTCCAGCACCGCGGGTTCGGTGAAAGGGAAAGCGAAGAAGCGGGGAGGGGAGGCAGTGACAGCATCAGCGGGCTGCCGCTGGGACAGAAACGGGGAATACGTGGGCTGCGGGCCGGGCCTTGGTCTGTGGAGCGGGGGTTGCTTGCAGACTGAACTCATCCACTTCCACCTACATAAAAAGCTGAAGAGAAGCGGCAGCAAGATGCACACCAAGGCAGAAAACGCGCCGGGCGCGGAGGCCGCGGCCGAGCCGGATCCGGCTACAGAGGCCATAGAGGCGGAGCCCGTGACACAGCAAGACGAGGGCCTGGAGGACGAGCTAGAGAGACTGGTGGATGAGAATGAAGATCTCAAG ATGGAGATTGAGGAGATGAGGACGGAGATGGACGAGATGCGTGACACCTTCTATGAGGAGGACACGTGCCAGCTGCAGGAAATGAGGCGTGAGCTGGAGCGAGCCAATAAGAACTGCCGGATCCTCCAGTACCGGCTGAGGAAGGCTGAGAGGAAGAAGCTGCGCTACGCCCAGACAGGAGAGATCGATGAAGAACTACTGAGGAGCCTGGAGCAGGAcctgaag GTAGCGAAGGATGTGTCTGTGAGACTGCACCATGAGCTGGAGAATGTGGAGGAGAAACGCACAAAGACAGAGGACGAGAATGAGAAACTGAGGCAGAAACTCATCGAGGTGGAGGTGACCAAACAGGCCCTTCAGAATGAGCTGGACAAAGTCAAGGAG TCTCAGAAGAGAAGAGGAAGCAAGGAGGTTCAAAGGTCAGACAAGAAGTCTGCCCAGACCCCAAAAGAG gaCCACAACGAGGACCTCAAGTGCCAGCTGGCCTTCATCAAGGAGGAGGCCGTGTTGATGAGGAAGAAGACAGCTAAGATCGACAAGGAAAAGGACCGTCTGGAGGCGGAGCTACAGAAGTACCGCTCCTTCTACGGGGACCTAGACAGCCCCCACCCCAAGGGTGAGGCCGGGGGACCCCCCACCACCCGCGAGTCCGAGCTGAAGCTGCGTCTGCgtctggtggaggaggaggctaaCATCCTGGGGAGAAAGATCGTGGAGCTGGAG GTGGAGAACCGGGGACTGAGGGCCGAGCTGGATGACctcaggggagaaggggagggagaaggggggtcCGGTGGCGGGGCTTTGGGTGGGGTGGGGGCGGGCCGGGGCCATGGGGAGGCAATGACAGAGCTGAGGCAGCAGCTGCAGCTGGTGGAGGACGAGGCAGAGTTACTGAGGAGGAACCTGGCAGACGCTGAGGATCACAACAAGAGGGTGATGGGAGAACTCAACAAGCTCAGGTTTAAGGCTGGGACCCACGAGGGAGGGGCGAGGCATGGAGGAGGGGTAGCAGGAGGAGGAGTAAGCACAGAGAAGGCAGATGCACTGCAGGAGGAACTGAAGACGGCCCGGCTACAGATTAATGATCTCAGTGGGAAG gtGATGCAGCTGCAGTATGAGAACCGTGTTCTGCTCTCCAACATGCAGCGCTACGACCTGGCCTCCCACCTGGCCCTGAGGGGGGGCACAAGCCCCCGGGACAGCGATGCAGATAGCGACGCGGGAGGGACAGGCCCAAGCGTGCGCCGCGAGAGCGATgatgactcctcctcctcccgcctCCTGCCCCCGCACCGCAAACGCGAGGGCCCAGTGGGCGGGGAAAGTGACTCAGATGAGGTGCGGAACCAAACCCGCTGCCTCACACCCACCCGGGGTCTCTACACACCACCCCCAGAGGCCGCCACCCACTTCCTGCCCCGCAGCCTACGGGATCGCCAGCAGATGATCGACATCCGGGTGGAGGCGGAGCGTCTTGGCAGGACCATCGACCGGCTCATCGCCGACACAGCAACCATCATCGCAGAGGCGCGGGTGTACGTTTCCAACAGTGACCTGTATGGGCGGGGCAgcgggggtgaggaggaggaggaggagggggggaggatcaGGGAGCATGAGCTGCTGTACAGGATCAATGCCCAGATGAAGGCCTTCAGGAAGGAGCTACAGGGCTTCATAGACAGACTGGAGGTGCCCAAACCTGAGGACAGGGAAGAGGAGCCACTTTcg
- the LOC121548833 gene encoding elongation of very long chain fatty acids protein 4, with protein MEAVTHFMNDTVEFYRWSLTIADKRVEKWPMMSSPAPTLAISCLYLLFLWAGPKYMQNREPFQLRKTLIVYNFSMVILNFYIAKELLLGARAAGYSYLCQPVSYSNDVNEVRIASALWWYYISKGVEYLDTVFFILRKKINQVSFLHVYHHCTMFILWWIGIKWVPGGQSFFGAGINSSIHVLMYGYYGLAAFGPKIQKFLWWKKYLTIIQMIQFHVTIGHAGHSLYTGCPFPAWMQWALIGYAVTFIILFGNFYYQTYRRTPRSAHKVAKPVTNGVSMATNGYNKLQEVEENGQKQQKKGRAKRE; from the exons ATGGAAGCTGTCACCCACTTTATGAATGACACGGTAGAGTTCTACAGATGGAGCCTTACTATAGCAG ACAAGCGGGTGGAGAAATGGCCAATGATGTCATCGCCCGCCCCCACCCTGGCCATCAGCTGCCTGTACCTGCTCTTCCTGTGGGCGGGGCCTAAGTACATGCAGAATCGCGAGCCTTTCCAGCTAAGGAAGACCCTCATAGTGTACAACTTCAGTATGGTGATACTCAACTTTTACATCGCCAAAGAG CTCCTCCTGGGTGCGAGAGCAGCGGGATACAGCTACCTATGTCAACCTGTCAGCTATTCCAACGACGTCAACGAAGTCAGG ATAGCGTCTGCTCTGTGGTGGTACTACATCTCTAAGGGAGTGGAGTATCTGGACACAGTGTTCTTCATCCTGAGGAAGAAGATCAACCAGGTCAGCTTCCTCCATGTCTACCATCACTGCACCATGTTTATCCTCTGGTGGATCGGAATCAAGTGGGTCCCTGGAGGACAAT CGTTCTTCGGAGCAGGCATAAACTCATCCATCCATGTCCTGATGTATGGATACTATGGCCTGGCCGCCTTCGGACCCAAGATCCAGAAATTCCTCTGGTGGAAGAAATACCTGACCATTATTCAGATG ATCCAGTTCCACGTGACCATCGGCCATGCCGGCCACTCCCTCTACACTGGCTGCCCATTCCCTGCTTGGATGCAGTGGGCCCTGATTGGCTACGCCGTCACCTTCATCATCCTATTCGGCAACTTTTACTACCAGACCTACAGACGCACCCCACGTTCTGCCCACAAGGTGGCCAAGCCCGTCACCAATGGTGTCTCCATGGCAACCAACGGCTACAACAAGCTACAGGAGGTAGAGGAAAATGGGCAGAAGCAGCAGAAAAAGGGAAGAGCAAAGAGGGAgtaa